Sequence from the Lacerta agilis isolate rLacAgi1 chromosome 6, rLacAgi1.pri, whole genome shotgun sequence genome:
GAGCCTTACAAGGTTTGAGAAAGCACAATAAGAATGCTGTTGGAGAAAGTAATAATGAGGATGCTTAAGCAAGAGTGCAAAGGCTTCCTGGACAAACATGAATCTGTTTTCTCTCTGATATGCATAGCAGCGTAGTGGGAGATGGGACAGCCTACTTGAAACAAAAATAGCTGTCTGGTAGTGTTTTCCCCTGCCTGCTTCTGAATTCCTTAGTACAGAAGGGTTGGTGGTTGGTATTAGACAACCTTGTGGTCGGATGTGGGGAAATCTACTGATTttggttcctctcagtttcttgtCTTCCCACGTTTAAGTTCAgtgctccacatttctgcatcaaggTCCCTTTTTTGTCCTTTAGTCCTCATCAGCATTGTGGTGCAATCTCTCCAGAAATGCTTGCAGGGACGCAACAATTTCATTAGTGCTGTGTTGAATACAACTCATGGGAAACCAGTGGCATTTTAAGAAGGTAACAGCCCTGTTGGgtcaagcccatctagtccagcatcctgttcccatggtGGCGAATTATATGCCTATTGGTGGCGATCACTGTATCTTCTGCATTaacctttcttcatttcagcatcCCCTACCCTCAAGAACCACCTTGTTGCTCCTCCAGAGCTTGACATTATGAaataacttagaatcatagaatcatagaatcatagagttggaagagaccacaagggccttccagtccaaccccctgccaagcaggaaacaccatcaaagcattcctggcagatggctgtcaagcctctgcttaaagacctccaaagaaggagactccgccacactccttggcagcaaattccactgtcgaacagctctcactgtcaggaagttcttcctaatgtttaggtggaatcttgctTCCCTGTCTTCCATGTTGCACAAATTGGCATGTCTGGGTCCTTCAGTGTTGTGGTATGAGTGACCAGGAGTTAATGGCTGTTGAGGGTAGGTAAAattgaaggacccctggacagttaaatccagtcaaaggcgactatggggtgtggcactcatctcgcttttcaggctgagggagctggcgtttgtccacagacagctttctgggtcataataataataataataattttattattataataatttattatttataccccacccatttgactgggtttccctagccactctgggtggcttccaacgaaagattaaaaatacattaaaacatcaatcattaaaaacttccctaaacagggctgccttcaggtgtcttctaaacatcagttGTTAATTgctttgatatctgatgggagggcgttccacagggcgggtgccactactgagaaggccctctgcctggttccctgtaacttcgcttctcgcagtgagggaagtgccagaaggcccttggcgctggacctcagtgtccaggttgaacgatgggggtggagacgctccttcaggtatactgattcactactggcacatggaggaccatgacagagtgcacagaaatgccatttaccttcccactgcaggaaggtttatttatctacttgcactttcatatTGTTAGGTTCGCAAGATCTTTTTGCATTAGATAGAGATTGAAAAAGTCTCTATGCAAATTTGTCGGCACTTCAGTGTGCATTTTTCCTAACATAGACATTTTGGGCAAGCAACTCACCTCAATTTTGTGAATTTCTGCACGGCATTTCCGCTAAGATATGCATGTTAATGCTCATTTCCCCCgtaatgtgcacattttgtacacatttgaTGTTGCCgtttttggagaactgcattgcaaatttcagagaagtgcaaatctaAAAACAATGGTGCATTTTGGTTTGTGTACTGGATGAACACCTCCTTCATCCCTGCCTGCGTCTGATACTGCCAATGGTAAATTTCCTTTCACCACAAGCCTTTCACTGATTTTTTGCTGCCATGAAAATCCAGGGTCTAGTAGGGGGGAATTCGCTGCACACTGATTTGGAGATTAAAATTGGGAGAGTAAGAGCAGGGTGAAGTCCTACTTCCTGATCCCTCACCTTCCATCACCTCTGTGTCACCTGACCCCTGTGCCCCTCTTGTAATTTCAGGGCAACTTCTGACCTTCCAGAGTCGCTAGTCAATTTGACACGCTACTTGTGCAACCTGTGACTTTTCTATGACTCTTCAAAGCACTTCCCATGTGTTAACAGAGTTGTCCAATTCTGTAAGTGAAAGCAGGATTGTTGCAGATGAAGAGGCaggatgagaggaggaggaggaggaggaggaggaggaggaggaggaggaggtggaggaggaggaggaggagtttggatttggatttgatatcccactttatcactacccaaaggagtctcaaagtggctaacaatctcctttcccttcctcccccacaacaaacactctgtgaggtgagtggggctgagagacttcaaagaagtgtgactagcccaaggtcacccagcagctgcatgtggaggagcagggaagcaaacccggttcaccagattacgagtctaccgctcttaaccactacaccacactgcctctctcatGAGGATGAAAGAACAAAGTCTCTTGCCTGAGACTACTGTGTTTATGTTTGGTGCAGGATTCGAACTCAGTGCTTCTCAACTGACAACTCAGCTAGCCCACAGCACTAGGTCCTGGGTAAAACTGGCTCTCCCATTAGGCGGATGCTAAGGCTGGGCAACAGACGTAGTACCACATAGCCtgtcctgtgtcccccccccccaaagctagcCTGATGCCTTCACCAAATTAAGAGTCATCTGGCATTCTGGTTAGCATTTGCATGGGCGAggtacctcaggcagcaaaatgacttgAGTGCACCCTGCATATTGAGAGCCCAATATGGAGATCCACCAGATAGGGAGTATGAAAAATTCATCCAGCACTGATAGGGAACCTGTAACCgtccagaagctgttggactgcaactacCATCATCTCTGTCAATtgcccaggctggctggggctgatgggagttggagtcaaacagcaACTGCAGGTTTCCCTACAAGAGAAAGTGTATTGGAGAAGGATGACTCCACACTGTGTACCAGCCTGTTTCCACTACTTGGTTCCCTGTGGAAGAAATGCCAGGGAGCTGAAATTATTTCTAACCTCTCATGACAGTCTTCATAAATGATATATCTAACTCTTTATGGAATCCATAAAGCtgaaaaatatacaaacactggTGTGCAAGTGGGAAATGTAAAAGAGACAACCCCCCCTTATAAATATTCAGAGGTTTTGAAGATGGCGAAGATGAAAGGAGGAGAGAAGCCCTATAAGGAAAATATTGGCCAGCTTTGTGCTAATTTGATTTGCACAAAGGGATgcatgaatctgtccattttgctttccctcagtttctcatttttccaatcatgaattcagttcacatttctgcagcaaactCACAATATGTTTTCTCTTTACTTTTTttaatccttgtgaaaattcgcaagcatgtgaatttctcctatgAACGCATTATTTCATGCAGTTCTGAATAACACACACATCTCCCCAAAAACAATCCCTTTCTGCATGTTACTGATATATCATTTTTGTGCACCCTTTCCCCCTTACGTATTCCTTTTTGTAGACACTGTTCCACCGGAGgagcacattgcaaaattcagaggaagtgcaaatgtcaaaggaCCGCTGCACTTCTCTTGGCGTAGCAATTTGAGGTGCTCAAATTCAGTAGCTTCACATTACAAtgagaacaaaatcaaatttctcccccatccttacttACACATATAATGTATACATGGCCGGGAGAACAGCTCAGTCTCTCTCACTCACTTGCTCatcctggggagagagagagagagagagagagattattgtcCTGCTAAACCACATTAGCGCTATTCGCATCTGGAGAGTGCAGGAGCCTAAAGAACGAGGCACGCACAAAGAGCCAGGGATGGGGGGAGGAGAGTCAGAAGGGGAAAGACACGGGAGCTGCCTGCTGCCTGGTGCTGGACTCGCGAGTAAAAACTGCTGCATGCTTTTTCCGGAGCCGCCTCGGTGGCAGGCTGCTTCCAACTgctctccccttcctctctcttatacacacagagagaggctctTGCCAGcaggctcctcctctccagcaCATTGAAAAACGAGACAAGTTTCCACTTTGGGTTTGCACTCTCGCTGCTTGGCAGCAACGAGCACCAGTCACACCCTCTGCTCAGGCGACAGTTTCCAGGCAGCCTCCCTCAAAGCTGGGTACCAGTTGGGGCTGGGAAGCATCCTTCAAGCAAGCATCCTCAGCGGCGTCCCGGGAAGCCTTCTGCTCTTGCGAGGAGAGTCGACATGCACCTTAACACAACTTCTTCGCTCTACCAGCTGGGATACCTTATGGGTCAGTTTCACTTGCTGCCCACCAACTACGTGCTGCCTTCAGCTGGGAATGTCTCCAATGGTTCGGAGCTTGGGTCCAAGGTGCCCAATGAGGAGGACCTGGACGTGAACACGGACATCTACTCCAAAGTCATGGTCACCGTCATCTACTTGGTGCTCTTCCTGGTGGGGACCATTGGCAACTCCATCACTGCCTACACCCTGGTGCAGAAAAAGTCCCTGCAGAACCTGCAAAGCACGGTCCATTACCACCTGGCCAGCCTGGCGTTCTCCGACCTGCTCATCTTCCTCCTCTGCATGCCCATCGAACTGTACAACTTCATCTGGGTGCATCACCCCTGGGCTTTCGGCAACGACATCTGCAAGGGCTACTACTTCCTGAGGGACGCCTGCACCTATGCCACTGCCCTCAACATCGCCAGCCTCAGTGTCGAAAGATATATGGCCATCTGCCACCCTTTCAAAGCCAAGAGCATCATGTCCAGGAGCAGGACCAAAAAATTCATCAGCTGCATCTGGGTCGCCTCATTCCTGCTGGCCATTCCGATGATCTTGACCATGGGAGAGGTGTACAAGCAAGATCCAGACACCGTGATCTGCACCCAGATAGTAGAAGCGTCCACACTGAAAGTTGTCATCCAGGTCAGTTTCTATGTCTgctttgttttgtattgctgCTGACAGCTTGTCTAAACTGCACTCGGCTCTAGCTATGTTTAATACCTAGAGATCAGGGATTAGTTAGTGACTTAGGGGGAAAAATTGAAAACATAGCAAGCAGACGCTCATTTTCCTATAAAGCCATAAGCTTTCCCCTGTCGCAGCAGATGacagaagctctctctctctctctctctcgagcaCGCTCAGTTCCTCGTGTTGCTTTCTCGTCGGGAGCCCTTGCGTGCCGCTGCTCCCAAATGACCGAAGCAGACAAGCTTGCTGAACTTTGCAGGAGAGATGCTTGCAATTCTGTAAAGGCTGTTTCCCACATGACACGGTGTAAAGGAACATCTACGGTTTTTAGGAAAGTGTTCagggaaaagaaaaagtgaaGTGTACATGCAACAAACACACATGAGTCCCACGTGTACAGTTGTGAGCTGGTGGAGTTTGGCTCCGGGCTCTCAGCTGCAAGTATGCTCACCTGCAAACCCAGTTTTGTTGCCTGCGTAATGTGTGAAATTGTCCTGAGATTCAAAAACAAAGCTGAGTGCTGTCTGCCCCAATGAAATGGGAAGCTGAGCTCTGCAAACTGTATAAACTGTACAAATCCAGCAGATTTGCATGATTTCTCTTTATTATTTAGACGATTGAGTCTGAAATGTTTACTATTTAGttttaatttattctgcttttgctgCTCAAGAGGCAAGCAGCTATCTAGCTAGGGCACTGAATTTCATTCTCTGACCACTGGAAATCTTACTCAGGAACTCACTGGGGTCCTGGGATTTCCCCATACATTACCAAAAAATTCACTCAACAAtggggactagaaacttgcttttaaacGAAAAGGAAAGTAGAGCTTCTCAAGAAACGGAAGCTTTTGCCCTATTGACAGATTGTACCTTTTTTCTGAGCTTGCACACGTAATATTCACTTGCCCTGGTTATGAGGGAGGCCCTGGCTGTCCATGGTTATTAAGTGTGCAAAAGATGCTAAAACATCCCCTGAAGTTGCTCACAGGCATACCAGACTAGAAAGGAAGAGTGTGGAGTTCCATATTAATTCATAGTGAAGCAAACCAGTAAAATTGTTGAGAAATGCCACCAGGGCTACTGTTCAGCCGTGTAGTATTTTATTGGCTTGTTCCTAGAAGGGGCACACACGTTCCTAAGCGTGTGCCAGCGTGCCTGACGGTGGATAACATAACGAGGACAAACCAAGGCATTTGGACTGGCAAGTGGATGCGAGAAGACATTAACAGCTGAGAGCTATTGTGCATGCATCTCACTGCACCCCAATAATATGAATGAGAAGTTAAGTCATTGGGGCTTCACTGGGAATTTTGCATAGGACTGCAATATGCAACCCAAAATGTTGTGTTTTTCCACAGAAGTGATTTTCAGTGCGTTCCTAAAATTAGCTTTGAGCTAACTGTGGATAGCAAAGGCTATTCATGTTTATTGGAAATATGCAGGCATGGAGAGAGTAGCATGCTTTAGGTCGAGCAACTTAATCCTTGATTGGCACATGCATCCTGACTTCAAGAAGGCTTAAGTGGTTTGTGGATCAGACAGCACATTCCAGCTTCAGGGAGGTGTGCTATGCTCAGCAACGCTGAGAGGGGCTGAGGTGTGGGAAACTTATGTCGCTAATTACAAGGCAAGTGGAGCTTGGGTTCTTGGGTTTAAGGGAGTCGAATTTCGCCAAAACACTGTGCTCAGATTGGTTTGTGGACAGATTCTACAGAGTGGAGGGTTATTTGGATGTCACGGTGGATGGGAGAAATTCTGCATGTGTTCTTAAGGTTTACCCAGGCGTGAATTTAAGTGCAAGCAAACTTTGAATCAATATCAGTGTCAAACAAGTTGCATCGCTTTTAGCCAGctgcaaaatggaaaaaaagaaagccacCCTTGTTTCTAAAAGGAAGCACTTCAGGACTAAATGTCTCGCAGATCCTTAGGAGAACAAAGGCAGTTTCCTGTCCTAGCAATGTATCCGAGGCCCAGAGGGGATGCCAAAGAAAGTCAAGGAGCAACATCCTTCTCCAAAATCAAGGCACAATAAACTTTGTTCCCTGCGTCTAtagcaggggcgtcttacccatagaggctagtggcaggGGGGCAGGGTGCCAAgttatggagggcacaagggaagaggcggaggctggatgcggcacctcccagcatcagctcaccaCCCTCGCCTGCCTCCGTCTGCCGTGGCCACCGCGGCACGAAGCTGCCAGCTGCCCCACCGGcagtgccgtcctccctaaaactatgggaaacagggggggggagctttgcaccatggcACTGGATAtgtttaagatggccctggtgtgTAGGAACacattacagtgatacctcgggttaagaacttaatttgttctggaggtccgttcttaacctgaaa
This genomic interval carries:
- the NTSR1 gene encoding neurotensin receptor type 1, whose amino-acid sequence is MHLNTTSSLYQLGYLMGQFHLLPTNYVLPSAGNVSNGSELGSKVPNEEDLDVNTDIYSKVMVTVIYLVLFLVGTIGNSITAYTLVQKKSLQNLQSTVHYHLASLAFSDLLIFLLCMPIELYNFIWVHHPWAFGNDICKGYYFLRDACTYATALNIASLSVERYMAICHPFKAKSIMSRSRTKKFISCIWVASFLLAIPMILTMGEVYKQDPDTVICTQIVEASTLKVVIQVNAFISFVFPMVVISVLNTIIANQLIIMFKQAAQENQVCTIGGQQTMLSMSMEPGRVQALKHGVRVLRAVVIAFVVCWLPYHVRRLMYCYVPENQWSDFLFDFYHYFYMLTNILFYVSSAINPVLYNLVSANFRQIFLSTLMFVCLPWRKKKKRTKFNRKSNSISSNHTFSSQVTRETTY